The proteins below come from a single Gloeocapsa sp. PCC 73106 genomic window:
- a CDS encoding tetratricopeptide repeat protein has translation QEIGDRRGEASSLNGLGTAYRSLGQYQEAMDYLQQSLTIQREIGDRRGEANSLNALGIVYKSLGQYQKAMDYHQQSLKIQQEIGDP, from the coding sequence ACAAGAGATAGGCGACCGTAGAGGAGAAGCAAGTTCTTTAAACGGTTTAGGCACCGCTTACAGATCTCTAGGGCAGTACCAAGAAGCAATGGATTACCTTCAACAATCCTTGACAATACAACGAGAGATAGGCGACCGTAGAGGAGAAGCAAACTCTTTAAATGCTTTAGGAATTGTTTACAAGTCTCTAGGGCAGTATCAAAAAGCAATGGATTACCATCAACAATCCTTGAAAATACAACAAGAGATAGGCGACCCCTGA